Genomic window (Psilocybe cubensis strain MGC-MH-2018 chromosome 1, whole genome shotgun sequence):
CGGTTCGTCCGGGATATCAAATCTTCCCCCGCCTTTTCTGCCTTTTCTAGTCGCCAATTTGTACTTAATTTGAATAATCAGATAACACCGACAACTGTGAAGCAAGTTCGTTTCGTCCGAACCTTTTCGTCCACCACTGTCACGACAATGTCTGCCCCCGCATCAACCCACGAATCTTTGGCCGTCGTCTCTACATCTCGTCTGTGGCTGTCTGCATGAAATTCGCAAATACAGGGCTAATTTTTTCTACTCAATGGTTACAGAAGCACCCGCAGCAATTGGGCCGTACTCTCAAGCAATCAAAGTCGGCGACCTGGTGTTTTGCTCTGGATGCATTCCACTGGTTCCCGAAACAATGCAGATTGCCGAAGGAGGTGTTGAGGCTCAAACCGAACAGGCCCTTAAGAATCTCAAGGCCGTGGTAGAGGCTGCAGGGTCCGAGTTGGGCAAAGTAGCCAAAACTACTGTGAGTTTCGGATCTCTTGCGTGGCAGAGGGGATGCCGTGAACATGTATTTCCATTGA
Coding sequences:
- a CDS encoding 2-iminobutanoate/2-iminopropanoate deaminase, with protein sequence MSAPASTHESLAVVSTSQAPAAIGPYSQAIKVGDLVFCSGCIPLVPETMQIAEGGVEAQTEQALKNLKAVVEAAGSELGKVAKTTVFLKSMDDFVAVNGIYAKFFGNHAPARSAVEVARLPKDVLVEVECIASLK